The sequence CCGCCTGACATTACGCTCTCGTTCAGCCCCTATGCCCCGCAGCTTGAGAACCTGGTGCAGCGGGCTCGCTCCTATGGGCACGAGGTCATGCTGGATCTCCCCATGGAAGAGCAGACCTTTCCTTCGGCAGACCCCGGTCCCCTTGGTCTGCTGACAGCTCTGCCACCATCCGAGAACCTGACGCGCCTTGAAATGGTCATGGGCAAAGCAGGGGGATACGTCGGGCTTCTGGGACGTCCCGGTCACTTTACCGGCTCGGGCCTGCCGATGCAGGCCATTCTCGATGCCTTGGGGAAATCCGGAATCCTGTATATTCAGGCCGGCATGCCCCCTGCCACAGACAGTCCTGACAAGAAGGGCAATTTGTCAGGCTATCGCAAGGACACAGGCCCTGTAGCGGTTTCTGACCTGACCATAGAAGCCCGTTCTTGGCGTTCCTCGGTTGATGCACGCCTTGAATATGCCGCCCACATGGCCAAGACACGTGGTACAGCGCTGGTTGTCCTGTTCCCGTCCCCCCTGACCTTTGAACGCCTGATGGCTTGGAACAAAGGGCTGGCAACCAACGGAACCCGGCTGGTTCCCGCAACCGCTGTGGTCAATACGTCGGCAAGCTGATAGGGTCATCCGTCTTTTGCCCCCCCTGAAGGTTGTTGACCACTGATGACCCCGTCCCTGAAAACAGATCTCCCTTGGCGTCCCTGTGCCGGCATCATGCTTGTAAACCAGCGCAACGAGGTTTTTGTCGCACGGCGCCTAGATACGGAGCAAAACGCTTGGCAAATGCCGCAGGGAGGCATAGATCGCGGTGAAGACCCACGGGACGCAGCTCTGCGCGAACTAAAGGAAGAAATTGGTACCAACAAGGCGGAAATCATTGCGGAGATGAAAGAGTGGGTACGCTATGACCTACCCAATGACTTGATCGGAAAGGTCTGGAAAGGGCGCTGGCGGGGACAGGAACAGAAATGGTTCCTGATGCGCTTCACGGGACACGACCGTGACATTTGTCTAGACACGGAACACCCTGAATTTTCAGACTGGCGATGGGTGCCGCTTCGTGATGTCCCCGACCTTGTTGTACCCTTCAAGCAAGCCATCTATCGCCAAGTCTGCGCCGCATTTGCCCCGCATCTGGCCTGATACCGGAGAAGTGTCAGAACATCCTGATCAAGCGCTGCAGATAGTCTTGCTCCTGACGATCCAGATTGCCCTCGGCAGCACGCCGTCGCAGCTCCTGCAGAAGGTCCCGTGCCCGAGTGCGTTCCGGTTTGGTCGGAACTTTCTCACCATGAAGGGTCATGCCTTCACCGGGACGCCCTGCCGGATCCAGCCCTCCTGCTCCCGCAGGAGCAGGCAAGAGTCCAATTGTCTGCCCTAGGTTCTGCATCATGGTTTGTGAAACATCGCGGCGGGCCTGACGCAAGGCCTCCAAGGCCTCCCCCTGAGCCTGCTGCCCCAGATCGGGACGGGATTCACCCAGCGCACGGGATGCCGTATCCATATGATCCCCGGCAACACCGAACCATTCCGGAACCGAACCGGTTTTCCGCCCGACCTGCCCGCTCAGTGCCCGCAGCTGACCACGCAAGCTTTCCTGCCGCCGCGCCAACTCTGCGGCAGGGAAAGTCCAGAACCCGGAATGGCGTGATACAGACGGCAGGGCTGTCCCTTCTGCCATTGTGGAAAAGGTATCTTCCAGAAGTTGCTCCTGGCCCCGGACAAGACGGTCAAACCCGGTCATGATATCCCTCATGTCCCGCAGCTCGCCAGATGCCGACGAGAAACGCGCATTCCGCAATCCGGACAACACCGCATCAACATGCTCGGCCAAGGCACGTGCCGCATCCTGTGCCCCTAGGCGGGTCAGCTCTTCCAGTTCAGCCAGCATTTTCTCCAAGGCAAGGTCACCGGCCTGAATATTTGGGCCAAGGGAGTCCGCCAGTGCATCAAGCTCATCCAGGGACAATCCACCACCACGGCCGACGATATCCTGTAGCAAGGATACCAAGGCACGACGAACCGCGTTGATGGCATCCGCCACCGCCTTGGGATCCCCTGTCGCATTAAGAAGATCCAGCCTGGCTTGTTCCAGCTGGGTTCGTGCATTGTCGATGGTGCCATCCTCTATCCTCAAGGCTAGGTTCCAGAGAAGATCAGCCACAGACTCAAGTGGATGCACAGCAAAGGCAGGTGACAAACGCAACGCAGCAATCCGCAACCCAAGAAAGACTACAGGGTCCTGACCAAAATCATCTGGCCGGAGGGACAGTTCATCAAGGCGTCTCCAGACCTCTGCTTTCTGTGCAGGTGACCCCGTGAAAAGAACCTTGCGGGCCGACGCCAGAAGGGCCGCAACCGGATGCGTGAACTGCCGCTCTGGCAAATGCGTTGCATACCAGTATGATCCTGCTGTGTGGCCGGCCCCGTCAGAAACCAATACCCTAACCTCAACATCGTGCCCAGCCCAGGGATGCCCAGCAAGATCCAACAGAACGGTGGTATCAACATGGGGCGAAGGCAAACCGGGAACAGGAAGTGGATAGGAACGGGCAACAAAGTCCATATCCATTTCCGGCTCCCCCGGACGACGCAATTCGAGGCGGGCCTCTGTCACGCCGTAGTCATCAGACGCAGCAACATGCAATGAAAGACGAGGGTCCGGACCATCCGGTGTGGTGGCTGCAACAAGGGATCCCCCTGCAACAGACGGTGGCGTATCCGGAAAGATGGCAAGCTGCTGCCTAGCGCTATACCACAGCCCACGCCGTATCCGGAGTTCAACGCCAGATCCGGCATCATCCGTTAAAAGAGCTGTCATACGGGCTGTATCATGGCCACTGTCCTCGAAGGGAACATGGGTATCACCAAGATACCCGACCGGCAGACCGGGGCCATGAACCAAGACCAGAAGGGAACTTCCCTCCGGTACATCAAGCGTGCCCCCGTCCATAACCCGGCGAACAGAGGGCAGCCGGGTATACTCCGGGGGTGTTATCCAAATCTCGGCACTCAGGGATCCGGTCAAGGATGGCGTCAGAGCCGCAGACAGACGGTCTGCAGACTGGGGGCCAGAGACAAATAAACCAACCGCCAGGGCCAGGACAGGAATCGCCCGGATAGCAAGCGGATCACGGTCAGCGATATGGGGAGCAGGCCAGGATACCTGCAAGAACCCGGCTTCAAACAGCATCTGTCGGTGATGCCTCTGCCAGAGTTCATGCGTTGCGGGATCAAGCACAACAAACGGACGATCACACAGGGCGGTCAGGGGTCGGGCTGTATGCCCACGCTCCAGGCGATGCAAAGCATCCCATATGTCTGGACAGCAAAAACTGGACAGTCCGTACCATAGGGCAAACGCCAGAATGACCAAAAACAGGATGAACGACACCAAGTGCCAACCGGTTCCGGAAGCCGGTATCCCCCCCAGAAGGGACAAGGCAATAAATCCGAGAACGACAGACCAGGGTATCCACAAGGCCTGCCATAGACGTTCCCAAAACAGGAAGAGCCAGGACAGGAACAGCCGCCATTGCAGGATGCGGGGCAGAATCAGCAGGGGCATCATCATGCCCCCAGTTTACGGGGCCATCTATCAAGGGCGAAGACAGCGCAGGCACGCTGTCACAAACAAGGCCATCACAAGGGACCGGAGTCACGGAAAGCAAAGGAATATCAGGGGCTGAGCCGATATCCCCCTTCTTCGGTCAGTAACAGGGTTGTCTCGCCGCTGACAGGCTCAATCTTTTGACGCAGCCGGTAGATATGAGTCTCCAGCGTATGAGTACTGACAGCGGCATTATATCCCCACACCTCATGCAGCAGGGTTTCCCGGTCCACTGCCCGCCCCTGCCGGTAAAGATATTTGAGGATTGCAGCTTCTTTCTCCGTCAGGCGAATCTTCCGCCCTGAGGCTTCTTCCAACATCTTTGACGCAGGCACAAAACGATAGGGGCCAACAGCAAACACAGCATCATCAGACTGACGGTGCTGACGCATATGCGCCCTAAGACGGGCCAGCAACACAGCCATACGGAACGGCTTGGTCACATAGTCGTTGGCCCCGGCTTCTAGGCCCGTTACCGTGTCGTATTCACTATCAAGACTTGTCAGCATAATAATGGGGCAGCGCACACCCCCTGCCCTCAACTGGCGACAGACATCACGCCCGTCCATATCCGGAAGGCCTAGGTCCAGCAAAATAAGATCCAGCGGAACAGGGGAGGATGTCGCAGCACAGATTGCCTCACCCCCTGAAGCCGCTTCGGTTACAGTGGCAATATCGTCCTGGTCCTGAAGCTGCATCGCAAGAGTGCGCCGCAGAACCACATCATCATCAACAAGGAGTATAAAACGGCCATCGGCCATGGGCGGACACTCCTATGCCTCAAGACAACACGCTACAAATGCGGGGGTAACCGGGGAAAAATTCCCGCCAGTGCAAAAACACTGTCTTTTCACAACGCCAATACTGTCCTATCTACCATCGGGAAGCGCGGACGCCAAGCCCGTGACCACTTTCTTCTACAAACCGGGCCATCCATGACCGGACCCGATAGTCAGGATTCCGACATCCCAGCATGACCAGACCCGTCCCACCCGCCAGTTCCCCACCCCCATCCGCCCTTGTAGCGGTGGATCGTGTTGTTGCCGAGTTCCGGCGTGGTGGCACTGTTGTCCTGACAGACCTTACGGGGAAAGGCCTGCTGATCCAGTCAGCTGAAACCCTTACAGAAGAAAGCTTGGAACGCTTTGGTCACCTGACCAATACAACCCCGGCTCTGTTGATGACAGGCCGACGGGCAGAAGCTCTTGGATACGAGGCAACAGACGCGCCGGTCATAGCGTTCCGGCCCCCCGCCCCCCTTACGGTCGATCAGGTGACCATGCTTGGTGATCCCGTACACGGAACAGACCGTGTCGACCCGGCGATGGCATGTGCGGAAGACTCCATGCATGAAGGAGCACCGGAAAGTCTAGAGCACGCTGCCGTCCTTCTGGCCAAGATTGCGCGCCTGCTGCCTGTTGTGGTAGCCACACCTCTGCACGAGCATACTGACATACGACACTGGGCTGCCGAGCGCGACCTTCTGACCGTTGATAGTACCCACATCTTGTCCTACCTGCCGACGGCAGCCCGCAGTCTGCGCCCGGTCGGGGATGCCCGGGTTCCGCTGCAGGGTGCCGAGAACACCCGCATCGTAGCCTTCCGCCCGGCTGATGGTGGAATCGAGCATCTAGCCATCATCATCGGAAACCCGGATCCGGAGCAACCCGTGCTGGTCCGTCTGCACTCCGAATGTTTCACCGGGGATCTGCTGGGGTCGCTGCGTTGTGACTGTGGCGACCAACTGCGCGGGGCTATCGATGTCATCGCCCGCGAGGGAAGCGGGGTTCTTCTATACTTGGCACAGGAAGGCCGGGGCATCGGTCTGGTCAACAAGCTTCGCGCCTATCATTTGCAGGACCGTGGGTTTGACACCATGGATGCCAACGGGCAGCTGGGATTCCATGATGATGAGCGCCTGTTCCTGCCTGCCGCCGAAATGCTTCTGCAACTGGGCTTCAGCCGGGTTCGTCTGTTGACAAATAATCCTGACAAGGTTGCCGCGCTTGCCCGTCATGGCATCCGCATTGATGAACGTGTGGCCCACGTCTTTGCCAGCAACGTACACAACCTGTCCTATCTGCGAACCAAAGCCGAAAAAGGTGGGCACATCCTCTAGGACCGGGCGGCACATTTTGCCGACAAACACAAACGGACCACGACGCCACACGGCGCGACAAGGCTGCCTGAACGGAATGGCATAATCGTTGCATCCCTCGAGAGGCAGAATACCGTCAGGACAAGGCAAACAGGACCATGCCCGTCAGTCCGTATGAAGGATGGAACAATGCCCCCTA comes from Haematospirillum jordaniae and encodes:
- a CDS encoding RNA pyrophosphohydrolase — protein: MTPSLKTDLPWRPCAGIMLVNQRNEVFVARRLDTEQNAWQMPQGGIDRGEDPRDAALRELKEEIGTNKAEIIAEMKEWVRYDLPNDLIGKVWKGRWRGQEQKWFLMRFTGHDRDICLDTEHPEFSDWRWVPLRDVPDLVVPFKQAIYRQVCAAFAPHLA
- a CDS encoding DUF4175 domain-containing protein, with the translated sequence MMMPLLILPRILQWRLFLSWLFLFWERLWQALWIPWSVVLGFIALSLLGGIPASGTGWHLVSFILFLVILAFALWYGLSSFCCPDIWDALHRLERGHTARPLTALCDRPFVVLDPATHELWQRHHRQMLFEAGFLQVSWPAPHIADRDPLAIRAIPVLALAVGLFVSGPQSADRLSAALTPSLTGSLSAEIWITPPEYTRLPSVRRVMDGGTLDVPEGSSLLVLVHGPGLPVGYLGDTHVPFEDSGHDTARMTALLTDDAGSGVELRIRRGLWYSARQQLAIFPDTPPSVAGGSLVAATTPDGPDPRLSLHVAASDDYGVTEARLELRRPGEPEMDMDFVARSYPLPVPGLPSPHVDTTVLLDLAGHPWAGHDVEVRVLVSDGAGHTAGSYWYATHLPERQFTHPVAALLASARKVLFTGSPAQKAEVWRRLDELSLRPDDFGQDPVVFLGLRIAALRLSPAFAVHPLESVADLLWNLALRIEDGTIDNARTQLEQARLDLLNATGDPKAVADAINAVRRALVSLLQDIVGRGGGLSLDELDALADSLGPNIQAGDLALEKMLAELEELTRLGAQDAARALAEHVDAVLSGLRNARFSSASGELRDMRDIMTGFDRLVRGQEQLLEDTFSTMAEGTALPSVSRHSGFWTFPAAELARRQESLRGQLRALSGQVGRKTGSVPEWFGVAGDHMDTASRALGESRPDLGQQAQGEALEALRQARRDVSQTMMQNLGQTIGLLPAPAGAGGLDPAGRPGEGMTLHGEKVPTKPERTRARDLLQELRRRAAEGNLDRQEQDYLQRLIRMF
- a CDS encoding response regulator transcription factor, with product MADGRFILLVDDDVVLRRTLAMQLQDQDDIATVTEAASGGEAICAATSSPVPLDLILLDLGLPDMDGRDVCRQLRAGGVRCPIIMLTSLDSEYDTVTGLEAGANDYVTKPFRMAVLLARLRAHMRQHRQSDDAVFAVGPYRFVPASKMLEEASGRKIRLTEKEAAILKYLYRQGRAVDRETLLHEVWGYNAAVSTHTLETHIYRLRQKIEPVSGETTLLLTEEGGYRLSP
- the ribA gene encoding GTP cyclohydrolase II, with the translated sequence MTRPVPPASSPPPSALVAVDRVVAEFRRGGTVVLTDLTGKGLLIQSAETLTEESLERFGHLTNTTPALLMTGRRAEALGYEATDAPVIAFRPPAPLTVDQVTMLGDPVHGTDRVDPAMACAEDSMHEGAPESLEHAAVLLAKIARLLPVVVATPLHEHTDIRHWAAERDLLTVDSTHILSYLPTAARSLRPVGDARVPLQGAENTRIVAFRPADGGIEHLAIIIGNPDPEQPVLVRLHSECFTGDLLGSLRCDCGDQLRGAIDVIAREGSGVLLYLAQEGRGIGLVNKLRAYHLQDRGFDTMDANGQLGFHDDERLFLPAAEMLLQLGFSRVRLLTNNPDKVAALARHGIRIDERVAHVFASNVHNLSYLRTKAEKGGHIL